A genomic segment from Diadema setosum chromosome 11, eeDiaSeto1, whole genome shotgun sequence encodes:
- the LOC140234751 gene encoding coiled-coil domain-containing protein 169-like has product MANKRGRDASDDNREIERIRAEIEQEKQMSVMLDQSMLELTNTLMELERRYDGVMDEGNEWKTRFETQEELNALLEKQILVLKERLDKSKEDAKDGFDAQLKSYDELSESSLRRLVRELEREKNSLHSQLRDYDWRLDQESKAFHKAHEARKNYLTELRNARVQEEEYRQTQRGLKGSNFSTPRDSKNSTPGSREPGRNVPDNQRVIDPRRGPIRKTAAVKKLPKLDTP; this is encoded by the exons ATGGCTAATAAGAGGGGGAGAGATGCCTCTGATGATAATCGAGAGATCGAGAGAATTCGGGCGGAAATTGAGCAAGAAAAGCAGATGAG CGTAATGCTTGATCAATCAATGCTTGAGTTGACAAACACACTCATGGAGCTGGAGAGAAGATATGATGGTGTCATGGATGAAG GTAATGAGTGGAAGACAAGGTTTGAGACTCAGGAAGAACTCAACGCTCTCCTTGAGAAACAGATTCTCGTCCTCAAGGAACGTCTGGACAAGTCCAAAGAAGATGCCAAAGATGGTTTTGATGCACAACTCAAATCTTATGATGAGCTGTCTGAG tcaAGTTTAAGGAGGCTGGTTCGagaacttgagagagagaagaatagCTTACACAGTCAGTTGAGGGATTATGATTGGAGACTGGACCAGGAGTCTAAG GCATTTCACAAGGCGCATGAAGCAAGAAAGAACTACCTTACAGAATTGAGAAAT GCAAGAGTTCAGGAGGAGGAGTACAGACAGACTCAGAGGGGGCTGAAAGGCAGTAATTTTAGTACACCAAGGGACAGCAAGAACAGTACCCCAGGAAGCAGGGAGCCTGGAAGAAA tgTACCGGACAACCAGAGAGTTATAGACCCCCGCAGGGGACCCATTAGAAAGACAGCCGCAGTGAAGAAGCTACCCAAGTTGGACACGCCGTAG